The DNA segment ATTACGCCAAAATTGCAAAGCGGCGATCGCACCGGCATTATCTTCTAACATCACGGCTGCTGCATTCTGCCCTTCTCCGTTCACCAATTCGCCGCCGCTACTCCACATAAATGGTAGCCAGGTGAAAACTGTAAATTCTCCTTTCCCTAATGGCAAAAACATTCCATACTGATTGATGCGACCATCGCCATTGGTATCACGAGTTAATTTTTTGGCAACTTCCCGAAACTGTTCCCAAGTTCTGGGTAATTCGGTAATTCCGGCGGCTTGAAATAAACTGGGACGGTAATAGACAGCGACATTATTTGTGGCAAATGGCACAGACCAAAGTTTTCCCTGGTATTCCATTGATTCAAACAAAGCGGGGTCAATTTCGGCTTTGACAGGAGAATTTTCTAGTTTTTCATCTAAAGGAATTAAAGCTTGCAGTTCGACTAATTGACCCGCAATGGTGGGGTTATACCATAATAAATCTGGCGGTGCATTGCCCACAACTGCGGCTAAAATTTTCGGCGTTTGCTGGTCTTGTTGTCCAGCATAAAGAGATTCTACTTGAATATTCGGGTGAGTTTGATTAAATTTATCGACCAGATTTTGTAAGATATCTCGATTTGGTGGTGGGTTCACACCTTGCCATAAGGTCAAATGAATTACTCCTGTTTCTCCTGTCCGTATAGTTTGGCATCCACCTAAAGCTAGTATGCCCACTAGCAGTAA comes from the Nodularia sp. NIES-3585 genome and includes:
- a CDS encoding ABC transporter substrate-binding protein; protein product: MQYYFKSLLLLLLVGILALGGCQTIRTGETGVIHLTLWQGVNPPPNRDILQNLVDKFNQTHPNIQVESLYAGQQDQQTPKILAAVVGNAPPDLLWYNPTIAGQLVELQALIPLDEKLENSPVKAEIDPALFESMEYQGKLWSVPFATNNVAVYYRPSLFQAAGITELPRTWEQFREVAKKLTRDTNGDGRINQYGMFLPLGKGEFTVFTWLPFMWSSGGELVNGEGQNAAAVMLEDNAGAIAALQFWRNLIDDGSAILSSPERGYETGDLIAGNVAMQVTGPWSLGEFTTSGVDFGVFPIPVNQEPATSVGGENLFLFKTTPEREQAAFTFAEYAMSAEFQTELALGTGYLPINLKSRQDPQYREFVKKLPPVQVFLDQAEHGRSRPIFPGYNRISDSLGRAIESVLLSQNTPEQALKITQQRLDLIFK